The Anomalospiza imberbis isolate Cuckoo-Finch-1a 21T00152 chromosome 7, ASM3175350v1, whole genome shotgun sequence genome has a window encoding:
- the LOC137477288 gene encoding proline-rich proteoglycan 2-like isoform X1, with the protein MRGAVFALTPLQPPACMPREPAALSGHGGSAWLCLPAPRHLPRRGGRRHAPDPAGNRAISHAASRHRRKRPVGKGTYPDAPTAVSVSAGPAGWPGHGERARGSRRRRVPSRQRSLSSGRHSSLPHAPGKAAARPPVLTARAAAASRPICLPRRAGSSALPRPPPQHRRHPRPPRQRWGPGRRGPSSAAPAASSPSCSPRAKGLPLLRLPPRVSTALGSLARPPHAGLRSASPRCQRLPPPVPGSPARGRSASFPCPPPAAGGSRARAGAPPPAPPLARPPQQHGRLQTQRGVAAAAGSGARPAAPPPPPGSAPHHRGGSRHQTMQHTFCPAVPTNKRSKIYFVQRKQEPCHMGCTALPLFRW; encoded by the exons ATGAGAGGAGCCGTCTTCGCTCTTACTCCATTACAGCCGCCTGCCTGCATGCCTCGGGAGCCGGCAGCGCTCAGCGGACACGGGGGAAGCGCCTGGCTCTGCCTCCCAGCCCCGAGGCATCTCCCCCGCCGGGGAGGACGGCGGCACGCTCCCGACCCCGCTGGGAACCGGGCTATTTCCCACGCAGCTTCACGACATCGAAGAAAGCGCCCGGTTGGGAAGGGAACATATCCAGACGCGCCCACAGCGGTGTCAGTCAGTGCGGGCCCTGCGGGCTGGCCGGGGCACGGAGAGCGAGCTAGGGGCTCACGGCGGCGGCGCGTCCCATCCCGGCAAAGGTCTCTGTCCTCTGGCCGCCACTCCTCGCTGCCTCACGCTCCGGGTAAGGCGGCGGCGAGGCCCCCTGTTCTCACGGCGAGGGCTGCGGCTGCATCCCGGCCCATCTGCCTCCCGCGCCGGGCGGGCTCTTCCGCGCtgccccggcccccgccgcaGCACCGACGCCACCCCCGGCCACCCCGACAAAGGTGGGGCCCGGGGCGGCGAGGCCCCTCCTCGGCGGCTCCAGCTGCGAGCTCACCCAGCTGCTCTCCGCGGGCGAAGGGCCTTCCCCTCCTCCGCCTCCCGCCCCGAGTTTCCACAGCGCTGGGCAGCCTAGCCCGGCCTCCTCACGCCGGTCTCCGCTCGGCCTCTCCGCGCTGCCAGCGCCTTCCTCCCCCCGTGCCGGGCTCGCCGGCGAGGGGCCGCTCCGCCTCCTTCCCCTGCCCGCCGCCGGCTGCGGGCGGGAGCCGAGCGAGGGCCGGAGCtccgccgcccgcgccccctCTCGCCCGCCCGCCCCAACAGCACGGGCGGCTCCAGACACAAAGGGGAGTCGCTGCAGCCGCCGGCTCGGGCGCCCgtcccgccgcgccgcccccgccgcccggcTCCGCCCCGCACCATAGAGGTGGCTCCAG ACATCAAACTATGCAACACACCTTCTGCCCAGCTGTACCTACCAATAAAAGAAGCAAGATCTACTTTGTTCAGAGAAAACAAGAACCTTGCCATATGGGTTGCACAGCACTGCCACTGTTTAGATggtaa
- the LOC137477288 gene encoding basic salivary proline-rich protein 1-like isoform X2, with protein sequence MRGAVFALTPLQPPACMPREPAALSGHGGSAWLCLPAPRHLPRRGGRRHAPDPAGNRAISHAASRHRRKRPVGKGTYPDAPTAVSVSAGPAGWPGHGERARGSRRRRVPSRQRSLSSGRHSSLPHAPGKAAARPPVLTARAAAASRPICLPRRAGSSALPRPPPQHRRHPRPPRQRWGPGRRGPSSAAPAASSPSCSPRAKGLPLLRLPPRVSTALGSLARPPHAGLRSASPRCQRLPPPVPGSPARGRSASFPCPPPAAGGSRARAGAPPPAPPLARPPQQHGRLQTQRGVAAAAGSGARPAAPPPPPGSAPHHRGGSRQEKPYPQWSACPAKM encoded by the exons ATGAGAGGAGCCGTCTTCGCTCTTACTCCATTACAGCCGCCTGCCTGCATGCCTCGGGAGCCGGCAGCGCTCAGCGGACACGGGGGAAGCGCCTGGCTCTGCCTCCCAGCCCCGAGGCATCTCCCCCGCCGGGGAGGACGGCGGCACGCTCCCGACCCCGCTGGGAACCGGGCTATTTCCCACGCAGCTTCACGACATCGAAGAAAGCGCCCGGTTGGGAAGGGAACATATCCAGACGCGCCCACAGCGGTGTCAGTCAGTGCGGGCCCTGCGGGCTGGCCGGGGCACGGAGAGCGAGCTAGGGGCTCACGGCGGCGGCGCGTCCCATCCCGGCAAAGGTCTCTGTCCTCTGGCCGCCACTCCTCGCTGCCTCACGCTCCGGGTAAGGCGGCGGCGAGGCCCCCTGTTCTCACGGCGAGGGCTGCGGCTGCATCCCGGCCCATCTGCCTCCCGCGCCGGGCGGGCTCTTCCGCGCtgccccggcccccgccgcaGCACCGACGCCACCCCCGGCCACCCCGACAAAGGTGGGGCCCGGGGCGGCGAGGCCCCTCCTCGGCGGCTCCAGCTGCGAGCTCACCCAGCTGCTCTCCGCGGGCGAAGGGCCTTCCCCTCCTCCGCCTCCCGCCCCGAGTTTCCACAGCGCTGGGCAGCCTAGCCCGGCCTCCTCACGCCGGTCTCCGCTCGGCCTCTCCGCGCTGCCAGCGCCTTCCTCCCCCCGTGCCGGGCTCGCCGGCGAGGGGCCGCTCCGCCTCCTTCCCCTGCCCGCCGCCGGCTGCGGGCGGGAGCCGAGCGAGGGCCGGAGCtccgccgcccgcgccccctCTCGCCCGCCCGCCCCAACAGCACGGGCGGCTCCAGACACAAAGGGGAGTCGCTGCAGCCGCCGGCTCGGGCGCCCgtcccgccgcgccgcccccgccgcccggcTCCGCCCCGCACCATAGAGGTGGCTCCAG GCAGGAAAAGCCCTATCCACAATGGTCAGCCTGTCCTGCCAAGATGTGA